From Clostridia bacterium, the proteins below share one genomic window:
- a CDS encoding alanine racemase has translation MGARLIVEKDALIRNYLKLRETCGVEVIPVLKSNAYGLGLLQAAGIYVELGAKRIAVSRVGEAELLSNYGCEAELILLSSSDLRSDIERAVATGATLAAGSMLSLKLINEAGDKAGKKVKVHLLIDTGFSHSGLRDFEYERAANMLPSLRYVNVTGIFTQFTESHAQKPLFTELQNERFENAVKFFSKNIGTKLLVHAANSCAAVKYPETRYDAVRIGSGLIGRMPAGFDAGLTKIGSLECDVAEVKLIEKGQYVGYSRQFKTKRKTKLALLHIGMSDGLAEGKLPYGRKRISKLKDAVKGLFRAFDDDRIFGRVNGKKVPVVGKISQHCLALDVTDVECEVGDVVRFSANPLFVPAGVERTYV, from the coding sequence ATGGGAGCGAGACTTATCGTCGAAAAGGACGCCCTTATAAGAAACTACCTCAAACTGCGCGAAACGTGCGGCGTTGAGGTCATACCCGTGCTGAAGTCGAACGCCTACGGGCTCGGTCTGCTTCAGGCGGCGGGCATATACGTCGAGCTCGGCGCGAAGCGCATCGCCGTCAGCAGAGTGGGGGAGGCGGAGCTGCTTTCCAACTACGGATGCGAAGCGGAGCTTATCCTGCTTTCGTCCAGCGATCTGCGCTCGGATATCGAACGCGCGGTCGCCACCGGCGCGACGCTTGCCGCCGGCAGTATGCTTTCGCTCAAGCTCATCAACGAGGCGGGCGACAAAGCCGGCAAAAAGGTGAAGGTGCATCTGCTCATAGACACCGGATTCAGCCATTCCGGTCTGCGCGACTTCGAATACGAGCGCGCCGCGAATATGCTTCCATCGCTGCGCTACGTCAACGTTACCGGAATTTTCACGCAGTTCACCGAGAGCCACGCACAAAAGCCGCTTTTCACGGAGCTTCAAAACGAACGCTTCGAGAACGCCGTTAAGTTTTTCTCAAAGAATATCGGCACGAAGCTGCTCGTCCACGCTGCGAATTCCTGCGCGGCGGTGAAATACCCCGAAACGCGCTACGACGCGGTGCGCATCGGCTCCGGCCTGATCGGCAGGATGCCCGCCGGCTTCGACGCGGGTCTGACGAAGATCGGCAGCCTCGAATGCGACGTCGCCGAGGTGAAACTCATCGAAAAAGGTCAATACGTCGGTTACAGCCGGCAGTTCAAGACAAAGCGCAAGACCAAGCTCGCGCTGCTGCATATCGGTATGTCCGACGGGCTCGCCGAGGGCAAACTGCCTTACGGCAGGAAGCGCATTTCAAAGCTGAAGGACGCCGTAAAAGGGCTTTTCAGAGCGTTTGACGACGACAGGATCTTCGGCCGGGTGAACGGCAAAAAGGTCCCCGTCGTTGGCAAGATCTCGCAGCACTGCCTCGCGCTCGACGTGACAGACGTTGAATGCGAGGTCGGCGACGTAGTGCGCTTCAGCGCGAACCCGCTGTTCGTTCCCGCCGGCGTGGAGAGAACGTATGTCTGA
- a CDS encoding aminotransferase class I/II-fold pyridoxal phosphate-dependent enzyme, whose protein sequence is MSELERAIREHAEGSFASFHMPGHKGRRPDGVLPYELYGFDVTELPFSDELFEADGAISRLEADASRLFGSGATMISPFGATSCIQVMTAIAAAKGKLLIPRNSHYSVFNAVGLCGAEAVLLTPEPSVATPAGVVSPEAAEAAFKADGGISAMFLTSVDYYGYVADVAAFAEICRKYNKLLLVDNSHGAHLRFVEGFRHPLECGADIVTDSIHKTMPAMTGSALLHFADHALAAEGKKLMKRFCSSSPSYPIMLSIAAALGWAKDEGEKAYNTLAERLGRLKKDIEDYGYSVTRGEPCRLYVTGGSTGLSGAEISARLNKFGCVPEFADESGALLMFSPMNTEEELSRLTGVFIGAERKNAVLPKPARRDIIPRRAMSVADAFRAECECVPAAESAGRIAAECIGVYPPGLPAVITGEYIETLPEGLNMKRILVVKE, encoded by the coding sequence ATGTCTGAGCTTGAACGCGCGATAAGAGAACACGCGGAGGGCTCGTTCGCCTCGTTCCATATGCCCGGTCACAAGGGCAGAAGGCCGGACGGCGTTCTGCCGTACGAGCTTTACGGCTTCGACGTGACCGAGCTGCCGTTTTCCGACGAGCTTTTCGAGGCGGACGGCGCGATCTCGCGGCTCGAAGCGGACGCCTCGCGCCTTTTCGGCAGCGGCGCGACGATGATCTCGCCCTTCGGCGCGACCTCCTGCATACAGGTTATGACCGCGATCGCAGCCGCGAAGGGCAAGCTGCTTATCCCGAGAAACAGTCACTATTCCGTTTTCAACGCCGTCGGACTCTGCGGCGCGGAAGCGGTGCTGCTCACGCCCGAGCCGAGTGTCGCGACGCCGGCGGGCGTCGTTTCTCCCGAAGCGGCCGAAGCGGCGTTCAAGGCGGACGGCGGCATTTCCGCCATGTTCCTGACCTCGGTCGATTATTACGGATACGTCGCGGACGTCGCTGCGTTCGCGGAAATATGCCGCAAATATAACAAGCTTTTGCTGGTCGACAATTCCCACGGCGCGCACCTTCGCTTCGTCGAAGGGTTCAGGCACCCGCTTGAATGCGGCGCGGATATCGTCACCGATTCTATACATAAAACGATGCCGGCGATGACCGGCTCCGCGCTGCTGCATTTTGCCGATCACGCGCTCGCCGCGGAGGGCAAAAAACTGATGAAGCGCTTCTGCTCGTCAAGTCCGTCATACCCGATAATGCTCTCGATCGCCGCGGCGCTCGGCTGGGCGAAGGACGAGGGCGAAAAGGCGTATAACACGCTCGCGGAGCGGCTCGGGCGGCTGAAAAAGGATATTGAAGACTACGGTTACTCCGTAACGCGCGGCGAGCCGTGCCGCCTTTACGTGACCGGCGGAAGCACTGGCCTTTCCGGCGCGGAAATATCCGCCCGCCTGAATAAGTTTGGCTGCGTGCCGGAGTTCGCTGACGAAAGCGGCGCGCTGCTTATGTTCTCCCCGATGAACACGGAGGAGGAGCTTTCGCGGCTGACCGGAGTTTTCATCGGCGCGGAAAGGAAAAACGCGGTATTGCCAAAGCCGGCGCGGCGTGATATAATACCCCGCAGGGCGATGAGCGTCGCGGACGCGTTCCGAGCTGAATGCGAGTGCGTTCCCGCCGCAGAAAGCGCCGGCAGGATCGCCGCCGAATGCATCGGCGTCTACCCGCCCGGACTTCCCGCGGTGATAACCGGCGAATATATCGAAACGCTCCCGGAGGGGCTGAATATGAAACGAATCCTCGTGGTAAAGGAATAG
- a CDS encoding stage 0 sporulation family protein: MTEVVGIKFKEGGNMYYFAPNGLKLSLGENAVVETARGLEYGSVVLANKMLDDSEIVSPLKNVVRKATKSDDEVYEKNKEKEKEALRICEKKVAEHGLEMQLVDVEYTFDRGKILFYFTADGRVDFRELVKDLAATFRTRIELRQIGVRDEAKMIGGLGICGRPFCCCAFLDDFKPVSVKMAKEQNMSLNPGKISGTCGRLMCCLKYEEEAYRSLWKMTPKVGAQVRTPDGKGTVTEVSLLRGDLKVTLEKAPESVRSYKRDEVKLLKDGDIKVDKKEMDDLKDLE, encoded by the coding sequence ATGACAGAAGTAGTAGGCATAAAGTTCAAGGAAGGCGGAAATATGTACTATTTCGCCCCCAACGGACTTAAACTTTCTCTGGGCGAAAACGCCGTCGTCGAGACCGCTCGCGGACTTGAATACGGTTCCGTCGTCCTCGCCAACAAGATGCTGGACGACTCCGAGATCGTTTCTCCGCTGAAAAACGTCGTACGCAAGGCGACGAAGTCGGACGACGAGGTCTACGAGAAAAACAAGGAAAAAGAAAAAGAAGCGCTCCGTATCTGCGAGAAGAAGGTCGCGGAGCACGGGCTCGAAATGCAGCTTGTCGACGTCGAATACACCTTCGACCGCGGCAAGATACTGTTCTACTTCACCGCGGACGGCAGAGTCGACTTCCGCGAGCTCGTAAAAGACCTCGCGGCGACCTTCCGCACGAGGATCGAGCTGCGCCAGATCGGCGTGCGCGACGAGGCGAAGATGATCGGCGGGCTCGGCATCTGCGGCAGACCCTTCTGCTGCTGCGCGTTCCTGGACGATTTCAAGCCGGTTTCCGTCAAGATGGCGAAGGAGCAGAACATGAGCCTCAACCCCGGCAAGATCTCCGGCACCTGCGGCCGCCTTATGTGCTGCTTGAAATACGAGGAGGAGGCATACCGCTCGCTTTGGAAAATGACTCCCAAGGTCGGCGCGCAGGTCAGAACTCCGGACGGGAAGGGCACCGTCACCGAGGTCTCGCTGCTCCGCGGCGACCTGAAGGTCACGCTCGAGAAAGCGCCCGAGAGCGTCAGAAGCTACAAGCGCGACGAAGTCAAGCTTCTGAAGGACGGCGACATCAAGGTCGACAAGAAGGAAATGGACGACCTGAAGGACCTCGAATAG
- a CDS encoding 4Fe-4S binding protein translates to MAYFIGEECIACGSCEAECPNSCISMGDDRYVIDAEQCIECGACASVCPVDAPKQQ, encoded by the coding sequence ATGGCTTATTTTATCGGTGAAGAGTGCATCGCCTGCGGTTCCTGCGAGGCTGAATGCCCCAATTCCTGCATTTCTATGGGCGACGACAGATACGTGATCGACGCCGAACAGTGCATCGAGTGCGGCGCTTGCGCGTCCGTGTGCCCGGTGGATGCCCCGAAGCAGCAGTAA
- a CDS encoding methyltransferase produces MKETVDLGGGYTLFQPKGVYPCGTDAVLLAAFAAERGEGSRFCDLCSGSGVIPVLVCKRRPEVSFAAVEISGTACETAAKNASVNGFGGRINVINGDVGRVDKLLEKAAFDCVTVNPPYMKAGGGKAPSDRLTEIAVRETLCTAADVVKAAAFLLSGGGSLFIVHRAERRDEILALMRENCLCPKLIRPIVHERGAKAKTFLAQAVKGGSGEAQERPFILYENGAYTAEAARVYGE; encoded by the coding sequence ATGAAGGAAACGGTCGATCTCGGCGGCGGTTACACGCTCTTTCAGCCGAAGGGGGTATATCCCTGCGGCACCGACGCGGTGCTGCTCGCCGCCTTCGCCGCGGAGCGCGGGGAAGGCAGCCGTTTCTGCGACCTCTGCTCCGGCAGCGGAGTGATCCCCGTGCTCGTATGCAAACGAAGACCGGAGGTATCCTTCGCCGCCGTGGAAATATCCGGAACCGCCTGTGAAACCGCAGCGAAAAACGCTTCCGTCAACGGCTTCGGCGGCAGGATAAACGTGATAAACGGCGACGTCGGACGGGTTGACAAGCTGCTCGAAAAGGCGGCTTTCGACTGCGTCACCGTCAACCCGCCGTATATGAAGGCGGGCGGCGGCAAAGCGCCGTCTGACAGGCTGACAGAGATAGCCGTTCGCGAGACGCTCTGCACCGCCGCGGACGTCGTGAAAGCGGCGGCGTTTCTGCTTAGCGGCGGCGGCAGTCTGTTCATCGTCCACCGCGCCGAACGCAGGGACGAGATACTCGCGCTTATGCGCGAAAACTGCCTCTGCCCGAAGCTGATCCGTCCTATCGTGCACGAGCGCGGCGCGAAGGCGAAAACGTTCCTCGCGCAGGCGGTAAAGGGCGGCTCCGGCGAAGCGCAGGAGCGCCCGTTCATACTTTACGAAAACGGCGCGTACACCGCGGAAGCGGCGCGCGTCTACGGAGAGTGA
- the rsmI gene encoding 16S rRNA (cytidine(1402)-2'-O)-methyltransferase, producing the protein MVFEKGTLYIVGTPIGNLSDLSPRAVEVFENADFIAAEDTRVTMKLLNSVGVKKPLVSYYEHNEATRSGEIVERLKAGEICALVSDAGMPLISDPGGEIVALCVKEDVPVRVVPGPSAVISALAVSGLETGRFAFEGFLSVNAKRRREHLDEVKNDRRTLVFYEAPHKLRRTLADMLAVFGDRRIALCRELTKLHEETVRTTLSEACAYFEETPPRGEFVLVVEGAKDRAEPDSADAEAVMRELLASGMSRSAAAKETAKRTGLSRGEAYKLCAGE; encoded by the coding sequence ATGGTTTTTGAAAAAGGCACGCTCTATATAGTCGGAACGCCGATAGGCAATCTTTCCGACCTTTCGCCCCGCGCGGTCGAGGTTTTCGAGAACGCCGATTTCATCGCGGCGGAGGACACCCGCGTGACGATGAAGCTGCTCAACAGCGTCGGCGTGAAGAAGCCGCTCGTCAGCTATTACGAACACAACGAAGCGACCCGCTCAGGCGAGATCGTCGAGCGGCTGAAGGCGGGGGAGATATGCGCCCTCGTCAGCGACGCGGGAATGCCGCTCATCTCCGATCCGGGCGGCGAAATCGTCGCGCTCTGCGTGAAAGAGGACGTTCCCGTCCGCGTTGTCCCCGGGCCGAGCGCCGTGATTTCCGCGCTCGCGGTCAGCGGGCTTGAAACGGGCAGGTTCGCCTTCGAGGGCTTCCTCTCGGTCAACGCCAAGCGCCGCAGGGAGCATCTGGACGAGGTGAAAAACGACCGCCGCACCCTCGTGTTTTACGAGGCGCCGCATAAGCTCCGCCGTACCCTCGCGGATATGCTCGCCGTCTTCGGCGACCGCCGTATCGCGCTCTGCCGCGAGCTGACGAAGCTGCACGAGGAAACCGTGCGCACGACGCTTTCGGAGGCGTGCGCTTACTTTGAAGAAACCCCGCCGCGCGGCGAGTTCGTGCTCGTCGTCGAGGGCGCGAAGGACCGGGCGGAGCCTGATTCTGCCGACGCGGAAGCGGTAATGCGCGAACTGCTCGCCTCCGGAATGAGCCGCAGCGCCGCGGCTAAGGAGACGGCTAAACGCACGGGGCTTTCGCGCGGCGAAGCGTACAAGCTCTGCGCCGGCGAATAG
- a CDS encoding acyl-CoA thioesterase, which translates to MLVYKRKAHYHEVDKMGVVHHSNYVKWMEEARIEAVAEFGISFKEAEENGILSPIVNISVDYKRPVTFGDEVEIRVTILKYTGAVMELGYEFYNLTAGCLCTVATSRNCFVVGGRVTSLKKAAPEAS; encoded by the coding sequence ATGCTCGTTTACAAACGTAAAGCGCACTATCATGAAGTCGACAAAATGGGCGTCGTCCACCACTCCAACTACGTCAAGTGGATGGAAGAGGCGCGCATAGAGGCCGTCGCGGAATTCGGGATCAGCTTCAAGGAGGCGGAGGAGAACGGCATTCTGTCGCCCATCGTCAATATTTCCGTCGACTACAAACGCCCCGTCACGTTCGGCGACGAGGTCGAGATCCGCGTTACGATCCTGAAATACACCGGCGCGGTCATGGAGCTCGGCTACGAGTTTTACAACCTGACGGCCGGCTGCCTCTGCACCGTGGCGACGTCGCGCAACTGCTTCGTCGTCGGCGGGCGCGTGACGTCGCTGAAAAAGGCGGCGCCGGAAGCGTCGTGA